A stretch of Streptomyces vietnamensis DNA encodes these proteins:
- a CDS encoding FUSC family protein: MARPPLLTPPAWLTAGLRPAPAPIPWAAVLRASVALSAPLAVGMATHQTAYGALVSMGALSGVIGDTADAYRMRVFNIAVPQLFGALGVTLGTLVFGEGWVAVIVLTLIALVSGMISSIGAVASVSGLLLLLNAVVGAGLPMPDPWWKAPLLLTLGGLFVLALTLLGWPMRRAAPEREAVAATYRAVAELYEATGTDAYDEKRQAVTASLNQSYDLVLARRARQHGRASSLVRILAQLNVLIPLVEAAPAAHLRAQLFGPLSPAIPAAVRELADSVEEGRTGAPVLDLPTPERPAERAVDHALRHAAAVVLKADPDPYNVDDRLGRPAALRVRARRATRAVLFSEASWRYGLRLALCIGLAQALVSLIPVPRSYWVALTVTFVMKPDFGSVFSRAVLRAAGTAAGLLLAALVLSAVPRGWWDVPVMCVLAALIPASSAKGYAFQTAAITPVILLLSDLLNHQGFDLVLPRLYDSLIGCGIALVAGYLLWPESWHARIGDRLADAVADTAAYVGRAFGSEEDQSGRLRARRKLYRDLSTVRSEFQRALTEPPPTGARAAAWWPLVVAAERIVDATTAARIRVDHGAPAPDPAEVAAVERELRELADGLRGTDTLVEVRAELPGDENGVLAPLRQEVGAARAIAGPDLR; the protein is encoded by the coding sequence ATGGCTCGGCCCCCTCTCCTCACCCCACCCGCCTGGCTGACCGCCGGTCTCAGGCCCGCCCCCGCACCGATCCCCTGGGCGGCCGTCCTCCGGGCATCCGTCGCCCTCTCCGCGCCACTCGCCGTCGGAATGGCGACGCACCAGACCGCGTACGGCGCGCTCGTGTCCATGGGGGCGCTGTCCGGGGTCATCGGGGACACCGCCGACGCCTACCGGATGCGGGTCTTCAACATCGCGGTGCCGCAGCTGTTCGGCGCCCTCGGGGTGACCCTCGGGACCCTCGTCTTCGGGGAGGGATGGGTCGCGGTCATCGTCCTCACCCTCATCGCGCTGGTCTCCGGGATGATCTCCTCGATCGGCGCCGTCGCCTCCGTGTCCGGGCTGCTCCTGCTCCTCAACGCCGTCGTCGGTGCGGGGCTCCCGATGCCCGACCCGTGGTGGAAGGCGCCCCTCCTCCTCACCCTCGGCGGGCTGTTCGTGCTCGCGCTCACCCTCCTCGGCTGGCCCATGCGCCGCGCCGCGCCCGAGCGGGAGGCCGTGGCCGCCACCTACCGCGCCGTCGCCGAGCTGTACGAGGCCACCGGCACCGACGCGTACGACGAGAAGCGGCAGGCCGTCACCGCCTCCCTCAACCAGTCCTACGACCTGGTGCTCGCCCGCCGGGCCCGCCAGCACGGCCGGGCGAGCTCCCTCGTGCGGATCCTCGCCCAGCTCAACGTCCTCATCCCGCTCGTCGAGGCCGCCCCCGCCGCCCACCTGCGGGCACAGCTCTTCGGGCCGCTGTCCCCCGCGATCCCGGCGGCCGTGCGGGAGCTCGCCGACTCCGTCGAGGAGGGCCGCACCGGGGCACCCGTACTCGATCTGCCGACGCCCGAGCGGCCCGCCGAGAGGGCCGTGGACCATGCCCTGCGGCACGCGGCGGCCGTCGTCCTCAAGGCCGACCCCGACCCGTACAACGTCGACGACCGCCTCGGCCGCCCCGCCGCCCTCCGCGTCCGGGCCCGTCGGGCGACCCGCGCCGTCCTGTTCTCGGAGGCGTCCTGGCGGTACGGCCTGCGGCTCGCGCTCTGCATCGGCCTCGCCCAGGCCCTGGTGTCCCTCATCCCCGTCCCCCGCTCGTACTGGGTCGCGCTCACCGTCACCTTCGTCATGAAGCCCGACTTCGGCTCGGTCTTCTCCCGGGCCGTGCTCCGCGCCGCCGGCACCGCCGCCGGGCTCCTCCTCGCCGCCCTCGTGCTGTCCGCGGTGCCGCGCGGCTGGTGGGACGTGCCGGTGATGTGCGTGCTCGCGGCGCTGATCCCCGCCTCCTCCGCGAAGGGGTACGCCTTCCAGACCGCGGCCATCACCCCGGTCATCCTGCTCCTCTCCGACCTGCTCAACCACCAGGGCTTCGACCTCGTCCTGCCCCGCCTGTACGACTCGCTCATCGGCTGCGGCATCGCGCTGGTCGCCGGCTATCTGCTGTGGCCCGAGTCCTGGCACGCCCGGATCGGGGACCGGCTCGCGGACGCGGTCGCCGACACCGCCGCGTACGTGGGGCGTGCCTTCGGCAGCGAAGAGGACCAGAGCGGGCGGCTGCGGGCCCGGCGGAAGCTCTACCGCGATCTGTCCACCGTCCGCTCCGAGTTCCAGCGCGCCCTGACCGAACCGCCGCCCACCGGCGCCCGCGCCGCCGCCTGGTGGCCGCTGGTCGTCGCCGCGGAGCGGATCGTGGACGCGACGACCGCGGCCAGGATCCGGGTCGACCACGGTGCGCCCGCGCCCGATCCGGCGGAGGTCGCCGCCGTGGAACGGGAGTTGCGGGAGCTCGCGGACGGACTGCGCGGCACGGACACCCTCGTGGAGGTCCGCGCGGAGCTTCCGGGCGACGAGAACGGAGTCCTGGCGCCGCTCCGCCAGGAGGTCGGCGCGGCCCGCGCCATCGCCGGTCCCGACCTGCGGTAA